TTGCACAGGCTATGGCTCTTGACGGTGTTGTATCCTCACCACATAAAAGGCCACAGAGTGGACAGAATGTGTTTTCTTCACCATCATTTAGAAAACCGTACAAAAAAGGGGATGAATTTGAAAGCTGCTCAGCACTCTTCCAGCGGCATCGCTTCCTCCTTACAGCTCTTGCCCTCCTGGCATTCCTCTGCACTATTTATCTCTACTTTGCCATCACTTTAGGGGCTAGCGAATTATGTTCTGGGTTGACGGGAGCTGCTAAAGCAATGTGCCATGTGGAGCAGGCAAAATCAACCATAGCTACAGGAAAACTAAAGTTCCATTAAGTAATATGTGAACTTACTAGAAGGAATCGGTTGTGATTCTCCTCCCCGGGGGATTGAAAGTAAATTAGAGACAAGTTGTTTGTTAACCTGTTTTGGAGTTAAGCACATTGTTTTCAAAGATGTATACATAAGTTGCAGCAGAAATTTGTTGTGAAAAGTGTAAACTTGGTAAGAATCAAGAGATAATTTGGGTTGTCAAGAATCCTTGATACCCTTTAGTAGGGACCATTTCGTGGTGCTGGATTTTGCTTCTGGCTTTGGAAAGGGATCTTTGTTATCTTTGTAAATGGTTCCAAAGTCTTTCGTTGGTTTGATTCGCCGAGGTAAACTAATTCGTGTTTTAGCACCTATTTGGAGTAAGTGATTGTGGAAATAGATGTCTCGAGATGGACTTAACTTATCTGAAATTCGGCGACACCTTCGTTCCGAATATAAAACGAAGAAAAGGCCTCCAGATGGTCACAGGAAAATTGGATTGGAAATGAGTTGGAGAGTAACGCGGTAGATTAGATCTCATTCATTGAGTTGGGAGTAAATCTATATTTTCATGGAAGGGAGACCCTAATATAGGAGTAAtatttacattaaaaaaaacaataaatgcaAATATATTAGTTATAAGTTCCATTAGGGTTGCTCTCTAAATCATATAATTCATGTGTGGGTGCATGAGTGGGAGTGCGTGCGCGAGTTTGAAAGCGTCTTTGAAACACAttctaaactactaaaattgaTGAGAAAAAGGATTGAGAAAGCGAACGCAGGCGAAGATTGACAGCAGAAGCACGAGGCATTTTGGAGGATTATGACTTAGATTGCACTTGCCATTGACTAACTCTCTAGTATTAGTATTGGAAAGCGCAATCTTAGCTGTAATCCCCTTCAAAATGCCCTTTCAAGCTCACACTTGCCATTGTCTAGAGAGTGGGCCGGTGGCAAGCGCAATCTTAatcataattcttcaaaatgtcATGTGCTTCTGCTATAAATCCTCACCTGATTCATTTTTTCAGCACGTTTGATtcatttaaataatcaaaatttgttagcaatttgtttgattatttaatcttattttgaaaatatgtttaacaGTTTAAGAGTAGCTTGTTTTTATAAGACGTGCCATTGCTAAACAAACTTTTATTGAGTGAAGGAGGACTCAATTTCAAATAGCAATgtgttcaagtttggtttgaaacGTAACAAGctttatatatattatgtatTCAAGCATAATTTGATCATGTAACAAATTGGTCGCTAACAAATTTTTAATGATCGAACACGAGCTCGGACTCGACGTGGATTATGAATCTTTTTATTCCTTTATCTAGACAAAAGATTAGGTTGACGTGGAAAACATATCGGAGTGGGGCCGTTGGAAGAACAACTTTATTCCAAGCGGTAGAGCATCGACGCAAACGGGTACTCTTCAatattctctcctctctcttccataatcaaaattgggTTGCAGAGCTCAGTGAGTGATTGGTAATGGAGAAATCTGAGACGGAGCAGCAAAATCAAGAAGAACACCTCGACGTCCTCACAAAAACTGGCCAAAAGACTGGCGTCTCCAAACCCAGGCAATTCCTCTGCCGCCtctatttcttttatttccttccgtttggttgctgagaaaaaaCGCGGGGAATGGAAACGAGACTTAAAACTTATCGCAATTCGatgcaaatatattttttctttttctttttgcaattgcGT
This DNA window, taken from Rhododendron vialii isolate Sample 1 chromosome 8a, ASM3025357v1, encodes the following:
- the LOC131335300 gene encoding uncharacterized protein LOC131335300; this translates as MALDGVVSSPHKRPQSGQNVFSSPSFRKPYKKGDEFESCSALFQRHRFLLTALALLAFLCTIYLYFAITLGASELCSGLTGAAKAMCHVEQAKSTIATGKLKFH